The Desulfovibrio piger DNA segment CCCATGACGGGAGGCTTTTTTGTTTGCTCGCAAAAGGGCAACGTCCAGAGCGGCCGCTACTTCTTCACCTTCACCGGCTCGGTGTCCACCGGCGTCTCGTTGATGGCCACCAGCGCGGCCGTGCGGGCATGGATGAGCGTGGTATCGAACAGGGGCACGGCGATGTTCTCCTGCTGCACCAGCATGCCGATCTCGGTGCAGCCCAGGATCACGCCCTGGGCGCCCCGGGCGGCCAGATCCCGGATGGCCCGCAAGAAGGTCTCGCGCGAGCTGTCCTTGATGACGCCCCGGCAAAGCTCCTCGAAGATCACGCGGTTGATCTCGGCCCGGTCGTCCGCCTCGGGCACCAGCACCTGCAGGCCGTTGGCTTCCAGACGGCCGGTGTAGAAATCCTCTTCCATGGTGTAGCGGGTGCCCAGCAGGCCCACGCGCTGCACGCCCGCCATGTGCAGCTGCCGGGCCGTCACGTCGGCGATGTGCATCAGCGGGATGCCCACGGCGGCGGCGATCTGCGGGGCCACCTTGTGCATGGTGTTGGTGCAGATGACCAGAAAATCCGCCCCGCCCCGCTCCAGGGCCTGTGCGGCATCGGCCAGGATGCGGGCGCTCCTGTCCCAGTCTCCGGCCTGCTGGCAGCGTTCGATCTCGTCAAAGTCCACGCTGTAGAGCAGGCAGCGGGCCGAATGCAGACCGCCCAGGGTCTGGGCCGTCACCATGTTGATGATCTGATAATAGGTCAGCGTGCTTTCCCAGCTCATGCCGCCCAGAAGACCGATGGTTTTCATGTGGCTTCACCTCTGATGCTTCAATGATGCGCCGTCTGCCGGGCGCCCCTGCCCGGCACGATGCCCCGGACATGACGACGGGGCCCGCCTGTACGGCAAGGCCGTGCCTTCTGTGGCATCAGCGTTCCCGGCAGGGAGGCCTCCGTGTGCCGGGCTAGATGTCCAGCTCCAGGCCCACGGGGCAGTGGTCCGAACCGTAGACATCGTCCTCGATCCAGGCGTCACGGATGTACGGTTTCAGCTCTTCCGAAACGAAGAAATAGTCGATACGCCAGCCCACGTTCTTCTCGCGGGCGCGCATCTTGTACGACCACCAGGAATAGCGGCCTTCCACGTCGCCGTGCACATGACGGAAGGTGTCCACATAGCCCAGGGCCGTAAAGCGGTCCAGAAAGGCGCGTTCTTCGGGCAAAAAGCCGGTGTTCTTCTCGTTCTGCTTGGGACGCGCCAGATCGATGGCCTTGTGGGCGATGTTGAAGTCCCCGCAGACCACGATGGGCTTGCTTTTGCGGCATTCTTCCGCATAGGCCGTGAAGGCGTCGAAAAAGCCCATCTTGTAGGGCACGCGCTTGAAACGGCCGGGGATGGGCTTGCCGTTCTCGTCCAGTTCCTCGGCGCCGCCGTTGGGGAAATAGCCGTTGAAGAAGTGGAACTTTTCAAATTCCAGATGCAGGATGCGCCCCTCGCCCTGCCATTCCGGCTGGGGCAGTTCGCAGCGCACGGCCAGCGGTTTGATGCGGCTGAACACGGCCACGCCGGAATAGCCCTTTTTCACCACACTGGAAGCCCAGTGGGCCTCCCAGCCTTCGGGGTTGGCCACTTCGGGCTTGAGCTGCTCGGGCATGGCCTTGGTCTCCTGCAGGCCGATGACATCGCAGATGTTCTCGGCGAACCAGCGCCATTCGGGTTTGGCGGACACGGCACGCAGGCCGTTGACGTTCCAGGATACGAGTCTGATGGACATAGGACCTCCGCCGCCAGCATAGCGGCAGGTGGTGCCGGCCGCAAGCGCGGCATTGCGAACGGACCGTTTTTCTGGCAAAATCGCCTGCGGCAATAATGCCAACATGAGCCAAGGAGAATCCGTATGGATATGCTTCCTATCCGCCGCGCCATCCTGAGCGTGACGGACAAAACCGGACTGGTGGAATTTGCCACCTTCCTGTCGCAGAACGGCGTGGAGCTGGTCTCCACCGGCGGGACCATGAAGGCCCTGCAGGCTGCCGGTCTGCCCGTGACGGCCGTCAGTGACGTCACCGGCTTCCCCGAGATCCTGGGCGGCCGCGTGAAGACGCTGCATCCCAAGATCCACGGGGGCATCCTTGCCAACAAGGACATCCCCGAGCACATGGCCACGCTGGAAGAAAAGGAGATCAAGCCTTTCGACCTGGTCTGCGTGAACCTGTACGACTTTGCCGGTGCCGTGGAGCGCAAGCTCTCGCTCGAGCAGGCCGTGGAGGAAATCGACATCGGCGGTCCCTGCATGATCCGCGCCGCTGCCAAGAACTTCCACAGCATCCTGGTGCTGCCCGGGACCAAATGGTACGCCACCGCCATGCAGGAGATGAAGGAACACGGCATGAAGGTCAGCCTGGATTTCCGTCAGGCCATGGCCTCGCGTGCGTTTGAAGCCACCTCGCGCTACGACGCCCTCATCACCTCCTACCTGCGTCCGGGGGCCTAGCCATTTCCAGGCTCGAAGGCAACCTGCAGGGGCTCAAGCCCAGCCAGTTGAAGGCCCTCAACCGGCTGACCACGCGACGTTTCCCGGCCACTGATGTCTATACCATCGACCAGGCCCGGGAACTGTCGCTGTTGTCGCGCGCCCTGGGGCGTCAACTGGGCATGCTCATCGACCGTAAAGGCCGCGTGGACATGGTACTGGTGGGCGAGGCAGGCGGGATCCTGATCCCGGAACTGCCCCGCGCCCGCTCCGGTGCCGACCGTCTGCGCGGCCTTCGTCTGCTCCACACCCACCTCACGCCCGACGGACTCAGCCAGGAAGACCTCATGGACCTGCTCTTCCTGCGTCTGGACGCCATCATCGTGCTGACCGTCAATCCTGACGGCGACCCCGTGCAATGGCAGGAGGCCCATCTGCTGCCCACGCCCGTGGCCGGGCAGCCCTACCGTGTGGAGCAGCTCCGCCCCTGGGACCAGACCAGCGCCCATTTCGCCGCCACCGCCGAAGCTCTGGAAGAAGAACTGGCCCGCAGGAGCGACGACACGCGCGAGGCCTCGGACGCGCCCCGCGCCCTGCTGGTCTCCGTGGCGGCCCAGCCCCGCATCATCCAGGAGCGCAACCTCGACGAGCTGGCCGAGCTGGCCCGCACCGCCGGTCTGGCCGTGGCCGGGCGCATGGTGCAGCGCGTGGCCCAGGTCAATCCCAAATTCATCCTGGGCAAGGGCAAGATGGCCGAGCTGGAAGTGCTGGCCCTGGAGGGCCGCGCCGGGACCCTGGTCTTCGACGGTGAGCTTTCCCCGGCCCAGCTCCACAACCTGGCCGACATCACCGAGCGCAAGGTGCTGGACCGTACCCAGCTCATCCTGGACATCTTTGCCCAGCA contains these protein-coding regions:
- a CDS encoding aspartate/glutamate racemase family protein, which codes for MKTIGLLGGMSWESTLTYYQIINMVTAQTLGGLHSARCLLYSVDFDEIERCQQAGDWDRSARILADAAQALERGGADFLVICTNTMHKVAPQIAAAVGIPLMHIADVTARQLHMAGVQRVGLLGTRYTMEEDFYTGRLEANGLQVLVPEADDRAEINRVIFEELCRGVIKDSSRETFLRAIRDLAARGAQGVILGCTEIGMLVQQENIAVPLFDTTLIHARTAALVAINETPVDTEPVKVKK
- a CDS encoding exodeoxyribonuclease III — its product is MSIRLVSWNVNGLRAVSAKPEWRWFAENICDVIGLQETKAMPEQLKPEVANPEGWEAHWASSVVKKGYSGVAVFSRIKPLAVRCELPQPEWQGEGRILHLEFEKFHFFNGYFPNGGAEELDENGKPIPGRFKRVPYKMGFFDAFTAYAEECRKSKPIVVCGDFNIAHKAIDLARPKQNEKNTGFLPEERAFLDRFTALGYVDTFRHVHGDVEGRYSWWSYKMRAREKNVGWRIDYFFVSEELKPYIRDAWIEDDVYGSDHCPVGLELDI
- a CDS encoding IMP cyclohydrolase: MDMLPIRRAILSVTDKTGLVEFATFLSQNGVELVSTGGTMKALQAAGLPVTAVSDVTGFPEILGGRVKTLHPKIHGGILANKDIPEHMATLEEKEIKPFDLVCVNLYDFAGAVERKLSLEQAVEEIDIGGPCMIRAAAKNFHSILVLPGTKWYATAMQEMKEHGMKVSLDFRQAMASRAFEATSRYDALITSYLRPGA
- the hflX gene encoding GTPase HflX encodes the protein MKALNRLTTRRFPATDVYTIDQARELSLLSRALGRQLGMLIDRKGRVDMVLVGEAGGILIPELPRARSGADRLRGLRLLHTHLTPDGLSQEDLMDLLFLRLDAIIVLTVNPDGDPVQWQEAHLLPTPVAGQPYRVEQLRPWDQTSAHFAATAEALEEELARRSDDTREASDAPRALLVSVAAQPRIIQERNLDELAELARTAGLAVAGRMVQRVAQVNPKFILGKGKMAELEVLALEGRAGTLVFDGELSPAQLHNLADITERKVLDRTQLILDIFAQHAVTRAGKLQVELAQLRYTQPRLTGKNRAMDRLMGGIGGRGPGETKLETDRRRSRERMARLRKELDQLRRQRAFTRSRRARRGIPMAALVGYTNAGKSTLLNNLTRSEVLAENKLFATLDPTTRRLRFPAEREIILADTVGFIRNLPKELMDAFRATLEELESADLLVHVADASHPDLLQQITSVETILEELELQHMPRILLLNKWDLLDVPARAELADAFPHAIPVSARTGDGLKRLLEVLENMLLSTQQSQLLIPFEEDGAVIQ